A portion of the Edaphobacter lichenicola genome contains these proteins:
- a CDS encoding tyrosine-type recombinase/integrase: MSRLQQGSLLKLKRKSGPDVWVFRWYEETNGTRTYRKRTLGSVVRYPHLRDAEKAANALRDAINAEFTVPETVGELITHYRSHELTEDKKAYATVEANTHYLKNRIAPKWGALYLADVRTVDVELWLHTLQYAPGTRSKIRNIMSAVFNHAIRHEWMDRNPITKVRVSAKRLREPDVLSPAEIASLIAVLNVRERAMVMLAGSTGLRRSELVALTWADIDLELMQVNVRRSCVRNHFGDTKTEASRKPVPLHPSVVKSLDVWRSKSPYAEESDFLFPSLRLKGTKPLSPDTLLKKIIRPALKRAGIEGKAIGWHSFRHSLATNLRSAGVDLKTAQELLRHANSRITLDVYTRAISATKREANNRVMEMVFEAGRKVLSAPSSAPSKGAEGKTKKVRIAPAPSSAP; the protein is encoded by the coding sequence ATGAGCCGTTTACAACAAGGAAGCCTCTTGAAATTGAAGCGCAAATCCGGTCCTGATGTGTGGGTGTTCCGCTGGTATGAAGAGACCAACGGAACGCGCACCTATCGAAAGCGGACTCTTGGTTCTGTCGTCCGTTATCCGCACCTTCGGGACGCGGAGAAGGCTGCCAACGCGCTTCGCGATGCGATCAACGCCGAGTTCACTGTACCGGAAACGGTCGGTGAACTTATAACCCACTACCGCAGCCACGAACTGACAGAGGATAAGAAAGCGTATGCCACTGTCGAGGCGAACACGCACTATCTGAAAAATCGCATCGCGCCCAAGTGGGGTGCGCTGTATTTGGCAGATGTTCGCACTGTGGATGTGGAACTGTGGCTACACACCCTCCAGTACGCGCCTGGGACGCGGAGCAAGATTCGCAACATCATGTCAGCGGTTTTCAATCACGCGATTCGGCATGAATGGATGGATCGAAACCCGATCACGAAAGTCAGGGTTTCGGCCAAACGGTTGCGGGAACCGGATGTGCTTTCCCCGGCAGAGATTGCTTCACTCATCGCCGTGCTCAATGTTCGGGAACGCGCGATGGTGATGCTTGCCGGAAGCACCGGCCTGCGGAGATCGGAGTTGGTTGCACTCACATGGGCCGACATCGACCTTGAACTTATGCAGGTGAATGTCCGGCGCTCCTGTGTGCGGAATCACTTCGGGGATACCAAGACCGAAGCGAGCCGCAAACCGGTTCCGCTGCACCCTTCCGTCGTGAAGTCTCTTGATGTATGGCGGTCAAAATCGCCATATGCAGAAGAAAGCGATTTTCTCTTTCCGTCCCTTCGACTCAAGGGGACGAAGCCGCTCTCACCAGACACCTTGCTCAAGAAGATCATCCGACCTGCACTCAAGAGGGCGGGAATCGAAGGCAAGGCTATTGGCTGGCACAGCTTCCGTCACTCCCTGGCGACCAATCTCCGATCGGCTGGCGTTGACCTCAAAACGGCGCAGGAACTTCTGCGCCATGCGAATTCACGGATCACGCTCGACGTGTACACGCGAGCCATCTCCGCGACTAAGCGAGAGGCCAATAACAGGGTCATGGAAATGGTGTTTGAGGCGGGAAGGAAGGTACTTTCAGCACCCTCGTCAGCACCCTCGAAGGGTGCGGAAGGCAAAACGAAAAAGGTGCGGATCGCTCCAGCACCCTCATCAGCACCCTGA
- a CDS encoding Ig-like domain repeat protein: MPHQNQPAASSAQPILSFTAPAPATVSTDGTVTATLHLTGNADPSTLQVMLNTTNVTDSFSASACSSLPCDITAHLDTASNASPGWNSLYATLKGEKTGNAGIATARFYYGNGTSSSPKGTAVPHAMDASSSRSIRPAAITGVTSTTLAVLPPTIAISMDPVAGLTLGSTNYPACGSGTPFSFFRFDRTSLQLKDSECLTAVSLPALISGLQTLPSGNIVVLFSTVGTPLGQLNFSTIGGTDFSQGGAPTASSYQFIGYSQASPGEAYESYQDASNFHQADIQGNLVNAGTSTPFYGFQPTDAPGFAAVAATNGNSSAFVVTGYPLHFPFDAAPINWSLPNNFTQAFLNTGAYPTNATGFFVTTFSPTDFSILSQQFYPTGTNLAALGTLANNLNAVANGTIVIITSQGSNPFGSVALGGPTPNLGLFCGAISYMGVSEHACAQAGTSTSTNIGAFSMVGIMENPNGNGRGAVVPGPGYSKLYSSTYESGQNDSGSLQGLFKRNHQWQLVPYQVSSFDTSILSSNPSLDTILQFALPAQVGSAPATTWPMLDTPGHQAAYAYLSNVIVGKVLFASGTCPIDDWCDDVRAWYAGSEVRTFAGLDLSASPAYAFPSSASGFTQSDFNDVKSQLQAEFIYLNNEQNYESWFSKVTNGALLNTGSALSAAANEVNSSLVSQYATITPKPLSLDASVLNFAGGIASLLAPLEPAVGVIGNILKGAASAVPILAAGQSSSNPAVVQVADLITSTDGQASLAAANYNLALQAQISNYFSGVRSDWFKLQTFGILTAQPSANGWYVQDTSGATASNIAAVNTANARISFYNQLLPQYFDMEWMNSFPYQAILNSGTSLSDLTGTVLSVYLQMGIPPDVSANSWAALPAAFNSTCRDYGVSVSRYSYNHWDADKNDFLGSWGGTLGNVLMGTPTSADGLGNLNLSQNTFYDLALPEVVSPPLGTSLYSSSMVAGPPWNEFSCPTGLGGSLTAAPAPTGPQSTTLTIQPSGSRVGPEGSITVTASVQSPASTATLSPTGTISVTSGIKVISLKRLTNGASSSATATLTVNGASLSPGMYSLSVGYGGDSNFLPSTATMNLQVLVASAATTTTLNMPAVAYQGQNVTFQTAVTSASGIPPGTVNFEEGTTILGSAPLDSTGNVSISLSNLGVGSHSITAVYSPTDSLLYAPSQSEASTLLINPIAQDMSVALSTSSVDVPDGAQSAAVKFTISSVSSFSGQVNFACVGLPLGMSCNFSPTQASLPASGAVSTNLTISQSATTSSAGMSSWKGSVGLFGFILSTLLAFRISRGRRLIGAVVWMWAISTLSLAVLSGCSGGSTPSPTHQTGTTNILVTATSGSITRSIPLTVNIQ, translated from the coding sequence GTGCCCCATCAAAACCAGCCAGCGGCCTCGTCTGCCCAGCCAATACTGTCATTTACTGCTCCAGCGCCAGCTACCGTGAGCACTGACGGAACGGTTACGGCCACGCTCCATCTCACGGGAAACGCCGATCCATCCACGCTGCAAGTGATGCTTAATACGACCAACGTTACAGACTCGTTTTCAGCCTCGGCATGTTCCAGCCTCCCCTGCGATATCACAGCACATCTGGACACCGCATCGAACGCGAGCCCAGGTTGGAATTCCTTATATGCCACACTTAAGGGGGAGAAGACCGGCAACGCTGGCATCGCAACCGCACGCTTTTATTACGGGAACGGAACTTCAAGCTCCCCCAAAGGCACGGCAGTCCCCCACGCCATGGACGCTTCGAGCAGCCGTTCTATTCGTCCCGCGGCTATCACAGGAGTCACGTCAACCACACTCGCCGTTCTGCCGCCGACGATAGCGATCTCCATGGATCCTGTGGCCGGACTTACCCTCGGCAGCACAAATTATCCTGCCTGCGGCAGTGGCACGCCCTTTAGTTTCTTCCGATTCGATCGAACGAGTCTACAGCTCAAGGACAGTGAGTGTCTAACTGCAGTTTCACTTCCAGCGCTGATTAGCGGTCTTCAGACGTTACCAAGCGGTAACATCGTAGTCTTATTTTCCACGGTCGGCACACCACTCGGGCAACTCAACTTCTCGACCATAGGAGGTACGGATTTCAGTCAAGGTGGTGCGCCTACTGCAAGCAGCTATCAATTTATCGGTTATTCCCAGGCTTCGCCAGGTGAAGCCTATGAGAGCTATCAGGATGCCTCCAATTTTCACCAGGCCGATATTCAGGGTAACCTGGTGAACGCGGGTACGAGCACCCCGTTTTATGGATTTCAGCCGACAGACGCGCCGGGGTTTGCTGCCGTGGCCGCCACCAACGGTAACTCTAGCGCTTTCGTAGTTACGGGCTATCCTTTACATTTTCCCTTCGACGCAGCCCCCATAAACTGGAGCCTCCCCAACAACTTTACCCAAGCGTTTCTTAACACGGGGGCATACCCTACCAATGCCACCGGATTCTTCGTGACAACGTTTAGCCCAACCGATTTCTCCATACTGAGTCAGCAGTTTTACCCTACCGGCACTAATCTCGCTGCACTAGGAACACTTGCAAACAATCTAAATGCTGTAGCGAATGGAACGATTGTCATCATAACGAGCCAGGGCAGCAATCCCTTCGGCTCTGTCGCACTTGGCGGCCCCACGCCCAACTTAGGGCTCTTCTGTGGAGCGATCTCTTATATGGGAGTGTCGGAGCACGCTTGTGCTCAGGCTGGTACTAGTACTAGCACGAACATTGGGGCGTTCTCCATGGTGGGTATTATGGAGAATCCGAATGGGAATGGTCGGGGAGCAGTTGTTCCTGGTCCTGGTTATAGCAAGTTGTACAGCTCGACCTACGAGAGTGGCCAGAACGACAGTGGAAGCCTGCAGGGACTTTTCAAGCGCAATCATCAGTGGCAACTGGTGCCATACCAGGTCTCGTCATTTGATACTTCGATATTGTCATCAAACCCTTCCCTAGATACCATTTTGCAATTTGCTCTTCCCGCCCAGGTTGGCTCGGCTCCCGCGACAACCTGGCCGATGCTGGATACACCGGGCCATCAGGCTGCCTATGCGTATTTGAGTAATGTGATTGTCGGAAAGGTGCTTTTCGCGAGCGGTACATGTCCTATCGATGATTGGTGTGATGATGTACGAGCCTGGTATGCAGGCAGTGAAGTCCGAACATTCGCCGGTCTCGACCTTTCAGCCAGCCCGGCCTACGCTTTCCCCTCCTCCGCGAGCGGGTTTACGCAGAGTGACTTCAATGATGTCAAGAGCCAGTTGCAGGCAGAATTTATTTATCTCAACAACGAACAGAATTACGAGTCATGGTTTAGCAAAGTGACCAACGGTGCGCTCCTCAATACCGGATCCGCGCTTTCCGCTGCGGCCAACGAGGTAAACAGTTCGTTGGTTTCACAATATGCCACTATTACTCCGAAGCCGCTATCCCTTGACGCTAGCGTCCTAAACTTTGCCGGCGGTATAGCCTCTCTTTTAGCCCCTCTCGAACCGGCGGTGGGTGTTATAGGCAACATCTTGAAGGGAGCTGCCAGTGCCGTTCCAATCTTGGCTGCTGGTCAATCAAGTTCGAATCCGGCAGTTGTCCAAGTCGCCGATCTGATCACGAGCACCGATGGTCAGGCGAGCCTTGCCGCAGCCAACTATAATCTTGCACTTCAAGCCCAGATCAGCAACTATTTCAGCGGCGTTCGTTCAGACTGGTTCAAATTACAAACTTTTGGAATATTGACGGCGCAGCCTTCTGCCAATGGATGGTACGTTCAGGACACGAGCGGTGCAACGGCATCAAATATAGCTGCTGTGAACACTGCGAATGCACGCATCAGTTTTTATAATCAACTCCTTCCTCAGTATTTTGACATGGAGTGGATGAATTCGTTTCCCTATCAGGCGATCTTAAACTCGGGTACCTCATTATCTGACCTTACGGGGACTGTGTTGTCTGTCTATCTCCAAATGGGGATCCCGCCGGACGTCTCAGCCAACTCCTGGGCCGCTCTACCTGCGGCTTTCAACTCGACCTGCAGGGATTACGGGGTCTCTGTTTCCCGGTACTCGTATAACCATTGGGACGCCGATAAAAACGACTTCCTCGGCTCATGGGGGGGCACGCTTGGCAACGTTTTGATGGGAACTCCGACTTCCGCAGATGGGCTGGGCAATCTGAATCTTTCGCAAAATACGTTCTATGACTTGGCGTTACCTGAAGTTGTGTCGCCTCCGCTCGGCACGTCCCTCTACTCGAGCTCGATGGTCGCAGGTCCACCATGGAATGAATTCTCCTGCCCTACCGGCTTAGGAGGCAGCTTAACTGCAGCGCCCGCCCCAACGGGTCCCCAAAGCACAACGCTGACGATACAGCCAAGCGGCTCGCGAGTAGGTCCGGAGGGAAGCATCACCGTCACGGCATCGGTGCAGTCGCCAGCTTCCACAGCAACACTGTCACCTACGGGTACTATATCGGTAACTTCGGGCATCAAAGTCATATCCTTGAAACGGCTGACAAATGGCGCGTCGTCCTCGGCAACTGCAACGTTGACGGTAAATGGCGCCTCTCTGTCGCCCGGGATGTATTCACTCAGTGTCGGTTACGGCGGAGATAGCAACTTTTTGCCTTCCACGGCCACAATGAATCTTCAGGTCCTGGTGGCGTCAGCCGCGACCACAACAACTTTGAATATGCCCGCTGTAGCGTATCAAGGGCAGAATGTCACCTTTCAGACTGCCGTCACGTCAGCCAGCGGAATTCCACCTGGAACGGTGAACTTTGAGGAAGGGACTACCATCCTGGGCTCCGCTCCATTGGACTCTACCGGAAACGTAAGCATCTCGCTCAGTAATCTGGGTGTGGGAAGTCATTCCATAACGGCGGTCTACTCTCCGACAGATAGTCTCTTATACGCACCTTCCCAGTCTGAAGCTTCGACTTTGCTTATCAACCCTATCGCTCAGGACATGTCTGTCGCTCTCTCTACCAGCAGCGTTGATGTGCCTGACGGAGCACAGTCGGCAGCAGTCAAGTTTACGATCTCCTCCGTCTCATCATTCTCTGGACAGGTGAACTTCGCTTGTGTTGGACTTCCGCTTGGAATGTCATGCAACTTCAGTCCGACGCAGGCAAGTCTCCCTGCATCTGGAGCAGTTAGTACAAACCTGACTATCAGCCAAAGTGCCACCACTAGTTCTGCGGGCATGTCCTCGTGGAAAGGCTCCGTCGGTCTGTTCGGGTTCATACTCTCGACTCTGTTAGCTTTCCGAATATCCAGAGGACGACGCCTCATTGGCGCAGTCGTCTGGATGTGGGCTATTTCCACGTTGAGCTTAGCGGTACTTTCCGGCTGCAGCGGCGGAAGTACCCCGAGTCCTACTCACCAGACTGGAACAACCAATATCCTGGTGACGGCGACCAGCGGAAGCATCACCAGGAGCATTCCACTGACGGTCAACATTCAATGA
- a CDS encoding LysR family transcriptional regulator, translating to MVLPEIRLLQSAIVLAEELHFSRAAERLNMTQSTLSKQIFKLERGLGFQVFKHSHQVAELTEAGRVFIVEAREVVSHAERAVVAARTVLDGPNEILNIGASSYTEPILVSTLRSIRLSLFPEMRIKLWSNFSNDLARQVSTGTLDLALITGVPHNPQLSVLNIADNPFYIAMLLGDELTAYREVCIKQMHKRNWMLLGKHANAHLYDTIHSVGADAGAYPSDAYHFTSPEEASELIREHNGLAFLPRSAAWRIARDGITMRPLAEPRLRLVTKLAMRVDSKSRLVNEFVKAAGRKFGAVGQTAQRRLPLAM from the coding sequence ATGGTCTTACCTGAGATCCGATTGCTGCAATCAGCGATTGTGCTGGCCGAAGAACTTCATTTCTCAAGAGCAGCCGAAAGGCTAAACATGACTCAATCCACACTCAGTAAGCAGATATTCAAACTGGAGCGTGGGCTCGGGTTTCAGGTCTTCAAGCACAGCCATCAAGTTGCTGAACTTACAGAAGCCGGGCGGGTCTTCATCGTTGAGGCGCGGGAAGTTGTCTCCCATGCAGAACGGGCCGTCGTTGCGGCTCGGACTGTCCTCGATGGGCCAAATGAAATCCTAAATATTGGCGCATCTTCCTACACAGAGCCGATCCTCGTTTCGACGCTTCGATCCATCCGTCTTTCGCTCTTTCCCGAGATGAGGATCAAGCTCTGGAGCAACTTCTCCAATGATCTAGCCCGCCAGGTCAGCACGGGCACTCTCGACCTCGCCTTGATCACCGGCGTTCCGCATAACCCACAGCTTAGCGTCCTGAATATTGCGGACAATCCTTTCTACATCGCAATGCTGCTGGGGGATGAACTAACAGCGTATCGGGAAGTCTGTATTAAACAGATGCACAAACGAAATTGGATGCTGCTGGGGAAACACGCAAACGCGCATCTATACGACACCATCCATTCTGTCGGCGCCGACGCAGGTGCGTATCCATCGGATGCTTACCATTTCACTAGCCCCGAAGAGGCCTCTGAGCTGATCCGCGAGCATAATGGACTTGCATTCTTGCCGCGATCAGCTGCGTGGCGAATTGCGCGTGACGGCATCACGATGCGGCCTTTGGCTGAACCTCGACTCCGTCTTGTCACAAAGCTTGCAATGCGCGTAGATAGCAAATCCCGGTTGGTGAATGAATTCGTGAAAGCTGCCGGAAGAAAGTTTGGCGCGGTTGGGCAGACTGCGCAACGAAGACTTCCTCTTGCCATGTGA
- a CDS encoding HXXEE domain-containing protein: MLTRLRDNWVYGGFLAALMLLALTPVLARDWSPGLLLIWLQLPIYMLHQYEEHDDDSFRRFVNTTIGGGKDVLSRFDVFVINIAGVWGVDTIAFWLAARVHLGLGLIAVYLSLVNSVGHCAQAVALRRYNPGLVSSILLFIPLGVATLWVLARTGEVTPTDHVIGLAAALVIHAGIILLVVIRKRQLARLAVVLNESR, translated from the coding sequence ATGCTGACTCGCCTGCGCGACAACTGGGTCTATGGCGGCTTTCTTGCCGCCCTGATGCTGCTTGCTCTCACGCCCGTTCTAGCCCGTGACTGGTCGCCCGGTCTGCTGCTGATTTGGCTGCAGCTGCCGATCTACATGCTGCACCAATATGAGGAGCACGATGACGACAGCTTCCGCCGGTTCGTGAACACCACCATCGGTGGCGGCAAGGACGTGCTTTCACGTTTCGACGTGTTCGTAATCAACATCGCCGGCGTCTGGGGTGTCGACACCATCGCGTTCTGGCTGGCGGCGCGGGTGCATCTTGGGCTCGGTTTGATCGCTGTCTATCTGAGCCTGGTCAACAGCGTCGGCCATTGCGCTCAGGCCGTAGCTCTGCGTCGCTACAACCCCGGCCTGGTTTCCTCCATTCTGCTGTTCATCCCTCTCGGCGTCGCAACACTTTGGGTGCTGGCACGCACGGGCGAAGTCACACCTACGGATCACGTCATCGGGCTTGCGGCGGCGCTCGTCATTCACGCCGGGATAATACTGTTGGTTGTTATTCGGAAACGGCAACTTGCCCGGTTGGCGGTTGTGCTCAACGAAAGTCGTTGA
- a CDS encoding ArdC family protein has protein sequence MSASQRPDATRVGGFWKWKELGRSVKKGEKGIRILAPIVGIRRKKDDEAKASTDPAAINKPVLVGFRSAYVFDVSQTEGAELPELRGITGDVGENRDRLIAFIERQGIELVFTERIAPALGMSYGGRIAILPGQSKAEEFNTLVHELAHEMLHKAERRAATTKTVRETEAEAIAFVIGKAVGLETGSASADYIQLYHGDASLLAESLEVIQQTSAVILAALQSPTTEQTTMPDAELAKVA, from the coding sequence GTGAGTGCTTCGCAACGTCCGGATGCGACTAGAGTAGGCGGGTTCTGGAAGTGGAAAGAGCTTGGCCGCTCCGTGAAGAAGGGCGAGAAAGGCATCCGCATCCTTGCTCCCATCGTCGGCATCCGCCGCAAGAAGGACGATGAAGCCAAGGCCAGCACCGACCCCGCCGCCATCAATAAGCCTGTCTTGGTTGGCTTCCGTTCCGCGTATGTCTTCGACGTGTCGCAGACCGAAGGTGCAGAGCTTCCAGAGTTGCGTGGCATCACCGGCGATGTAGGCGAGAACAGAGACAGATTGATTGCTTTCATCGAGCGTCAGGGTATCGAACTTGTCTTTACGGAGCGCATCGCGCCCGCGCTTGGCATGAGCTACGGCGGGCGCATCGCCATCCTGCCCGGACAGTCGAAGGCCGAAGAGTTCAACACCTTAGTGCATGAGCTGGCGCACGAGATGTTGCACAAGGCCGAGCGCCGCGCGGCAACCACCAAGACAGTACGCGAGACAGAGGCCGAAGCTATCGCCTTTGTGATCGGCAAAGCGGTAGGGCTGGAGACAGGTTCGGCCAGTGCCGACTATATCCAGCTTTACCACGGTGACGCTTCGTTACTGGCTGAGAGCTTGGAAGTCATCCAGCAGACCTCCGCTGTCATCCTTGCCGCATTGCAGTCGCCGACCACAGAACAAACGACCATGCCCGATGCAGAACTGGCGAAGGTGGCATGA
- a CDS encoding ParB/RepB/Spo0J family partition protein: protein METQIINATEYRNVSLSVLNESKTNPRRTFEPTALKELAESIRTQGVLSPLLVRPLTENGFEIVAGARRYRAAQMAEQSTVPVRIVNLSDAAALEAQLVENLIRSEIHPMEEAQGFRALLDLEEPKYSIEQIAAKVGKSPVFVASRLKLADLVPAAVEAFYADEIGVGHALLLAKLPGNVQEQALSACFKEVYNNGAKPARMLLPVRNLQFWIDSNILLVLKDAPFNKRDAQLVPAAGSCADCPKRTGHNKLLFGDDLGRQGDRCTDPAATQPKSPHTLL, encoded by the coding sequence ATGGAAACCCAAATCATCAATGCCACCGAGTATCGCAACGTGTCGTTGTCTGTACTAAATGAATCGAAGACCAACCCACGCCGCACCTTCGAGCCAACGGCCTTGAAGGAGCTGGCCGAGTCCATCCGCACCCAGGGCGTATTGTCTCCGCTGCTTGTGCGGCCTCTCACCGAAAACGGGTTCGAGATCGTAGCGGGAGCAAGACGCTACCGCGCCGCGCAGATGGCGGAACAAAGTACCGTTCCGGTGCGCATCGTCAACCTCTCGGATGCAGCAGCGTTAGAGGCTCAATTGGTAGAGAACTTAATCAGATCGGAGATTCATCCGATGGAGGAAGCGCAGGGATTCCGCGCCTTACTGGACTTGGAAGAACCCAAGTACAGCATCGAGCAGATCGCGGCGAAGGTTGGGAAGTCGCCCGTCTTCGTGGCTTCGAGGTTGAAATTAGCTGACCTTGTACCTGCTGCCGTGGAAGCCTTCTATGCCGATGAAATCGGCGTAGGCCATGCCTTACTTCTGGCGAAGCTGCCCGGCAACGTGCAGGAACAGGCGCTCTCTGCTTGCTTCAAAGAGGTCTACAACAATGGAGCCAAGCCAGCGCGTATGCTGCTGCCTGTCCGCAACCTGCAATTCTGGATTGACAGCAACATTCTGTTAGTCCTCAAGGATGCGCCATTCAATAAGCGCGATGCGCAGCTCGTGCCCGCCGCTGGCAGTTGTGCCGACTGCCCCAAGCGTACAGGCCATAACAAGCTCTTGTTCGGTGACGACCTCGGACGACAGGGTGACCGCTGCACCGACCCGGCTGCTACGCAGCCAAAGTCTCCGCACACGTTGCTGTGA
- a CDS encoding helix-turn-helix domain-containing protein has translation MPHHLLDAQEAAQILRMDRRTLIGWARLGYVPAHPLGEGKRKLWRFLEHELLEWVEARGTEKKRPPASTMRTAIGAHARRTA, from the coding sequence ATGCCACATCATCTTCTCGACGCACAAGAAGCCGCCCAGATTCTCCGGATGGACAGGAGAACGCTCATCGGCTGGGCGCGCCTCGGATATGTCCCGGCCCATCCTCTGGGCGAGGGAAAGCGGAAGCTATGGCGGTTCCTGGAGCACGAACTGTTGGAGTGGGTTGAAGCGCGTGGAACGGAGAAAAAACGGCCTCCGGCGAGTACCATGAGGACAGCCATCGGTGCTCATGCGAGGAGAACAGCATGA
- a CDS encoding TetR/AcrR family transcriptional regulator, protein MIELAKRSYNSKLRTTQAEATRQAILDAARRVCCMGGWPNATIATIAKEAGVAKETIYAIFGSKVTLIGEMVKASVAKSVPGKHFLDEERPRAISAEIDQARQIELWAIYLSEIMERVSPLMAVVRSGSEVEPEMGELYRALHKGRRANLSVLANSILNRGTLRNGLSVETTTDILWQLASPEMFHLLTTVGGFSTERYAEWLTGMLKATLLRPDAR, encoded by the coding sequence ATGATTGAGCTTGCCAAACGCTCTTACAATTCGAAGCTCCGCACCACGCAAGCGGAGGCTACGCGGCAAGCCATCCTCGATGCAGCAAGGCGGGTTTGTTGTATGGGCGGATGGCCGAACGCCACCATTGCGACGATTGCAAAGGAGGCAGGCGTAGCGAAGGAGACGATCTATGCGATCTTCGGGAGCAAGGTCACCTTGATTGGCGAGATGGTTAAGGCGAGCGTCGCGAAGTCGGTGCCTGGAAAGCATTTTCTCGACGAAGAACGTCCGCGCGCTATCAGCGCTGAAATTGATCAGGCGCGGCAGATCGAGCTTTGGGCGATTTATCTTTCCGAGATAATGGAGCGCGTCTCGCCTCTGATGGCAGTAGTACGCTCCGGCTCTGAGGTCGAGCCGGAGATGGGCGAGCTCTATCGTGCGCTTCATAAGGGACGGCGAGCCAACCTCAGCGTCCTAGCGAACTCCATCTTGAACCGAGGGACGCTGCGGAATGGTCTGTCTGTCGAGACAACGACGGATATTCTCTGGCAGCTCGCCAGTCCCGAGATGTTTCACCTGCTGACCACCGTCGGTGGCTTTTCCACCGAGCGATACGCTGAGTGGCTGACGGGAATGCTGAAGGCTACGTTGCTTAGGCCGGATGCACGTTGA
- a CDS encoding PEP-CTERM sorting domain-containing protein produces the protein MHLKKTHILPLVLALGVATAAKADPETFPFTYTTTGSGAQITASGSFVTDGYSSIGNNLAPSDITSWNITFTSPSFVGASFVLDPSDSTLSIANGTEIAAFANPNNLLFEASNYGEGFDLTGTVQFGQDQDKVEWLWVDGAPSSTIWVKNSNGTVNVIGTDHEGNLPVLFETADNTGLGTSPAPTPEPSSLILFGTGSLAFAAAGMRKLRSTRHVQGS, from the coding sequence ATGCATTTGAAGAAAACTCATATCCTACCCCTTGTGCTGGCATTAGGCGTGGCGACGGCAGCAAAAGCCGACCCCGAAACCTTCCCCTTCACCTATACCACCACCGGTTCCGGCGCCCAGATCACTGCCTCCGGTTCTTTCGTCACCGACGGCTATAGCAGTATTGGGAACAACCTTGCACCCAGCGATATCACCAGTTGGAACATCACCTTCACCTCCCCGTCCTTTGTGGGAGCTAGTTTTGTCCTGGATCCATCCGACAGCACCCTCTCTATAGCGAATGGCACCGAGATCGCCGCCTTTGCCAATCCCAACAATCTACTCTTTGAAGCTTCAAATTACGGCGAAGGCTTTGATCTAACGGGTACGGTGCAATTCGGTCAGGATCAAGACAAGGTGGAATGGCTCTGGGTAGATGGAGCCCCCAGCTCAACGATCTGGGTCAAAAATTCCAACGGGACGGTAAACGTTATAGGTACTGATCATGAGGGCAATCTGCCCGTTTTATTCGAAACCGCGGACAACACTGGTTTGGGAACATCACCGGCACCGACACCCGAACCGAGCAGTCTGATTTTATTCGGCACCGGAAGCCTGGCCTTTGCCGCTGCTGGCATGAGAAAGCTAAGATCTACCCGTCACGTACAAGGGTCTTAA